In Afipia sp. GAS231, a single window of DNA contains:
- a CDS encoding TrbI/VirB10 family protein yields the protein MNTQNGNDQEQAIPPQTQDEQSRNFRLRAEHPRVTRLSRKVLAGGSAVALLVIGGAVLWSLQNNRSRNQAADELYSTDHHNVADGITALPKDYTDVPRQAVPQLGPPLPGDLGRPILAAQGQSPTIGAIAPDAEQQRRDQETEAARLSHLFASTSGREVHPPAAVAQGGDRNAPSIPTTNSDEGSGPSGQDRKLAFVNASVDRRTVSPDRVTRPASPYIVQAGTVIPGALITGIRSDLPGQITAQVTGNVFDTPTGRLLLIPQGARLIGVYDSQVAFGQSRVLLVWTRLIMPNGRSIVLERQPGADAAAYAGLEDEVDNHWGELLKAAALSTLLAVGTGAGSDTNSNDSAIIQALRHGAGDSLNQTGQQVVRRSLNIQPTLTIRPGFSMRVIVNHDLVLEPYRG from the coding sequence ATGAATACCCAGAACGGAAACGATCAAGAGCAGGCGATTCCGCCGCAAACACAGGATGAGCAGTCCAGGAACTTCCGATTAAGAGCAGAGCATCCGCGCGTGACACGGTTGTCGCGGAAGGTTCTGGCGGGAGGGAGCGCGGTTGCCTTGCTTGTCATCGGCGGAGCTGTGTTGTGGTCGCTGCAGAACAATCGCTCCCGAAACCAGGCGGCCGATGAACTGTACAGCACCGACCATCATAATGTTGCCGACGGCATCACGGCGCTGCCGAAGGACTACACAGATGTTCCACGCCAAGCCGTCCCGCAGCTTGGTCCACCACTCCCTGGAGACCTCGGTCGGCCGATCCTTGCCGCTCAGGGTCAGTCGCCGACGATCGGCGCCATAGCTCCAGATGCGGAACAGCAGCGCCGGGATCAGGAAACCGAAGCAGCCCGCCTAAGCCATTTGTTCGCTTCAACCAGTGGGAGAGAAGTGCATCCACCTGCTGCTGTGGCTCAGGGGGGCGACCGCAATGCTCCATCGATCCCGACTACCAATAGCGACGAAGGATCCGGGCCGAGTGGTCAGGACAGGAAGCTCGCCTTCGTCAACGCATCCGTGGATCGCCGTACAGTAAGCCCCGACCGGGTCACCAGGCCGGCTTCACCGTATATCGTGCAGGCTGGAACTGTCATTCCGGGCGCTCTGATCACCGGGATTCGATCGGACCTTCCAGGCCAGATCACCGCGCAGGTAACAGGAAACGTTTTCGATACGCCAACCGGGCGCCTTCTGCTCATCCCGCAAGGGGCGCGCTTGATCGGGGTCTATGACAGCCAGGTTGCGTTCGGTCAGTCACGCGTGTTGTTGGTCTGGACCCGCCTGATCATGCCGAACGGCCGTTCGATCGTTCTCGAGCGGCAGCCGGGTGCAGACGCGGCAGCATATGCCGGCCTCGAAGACGAAGTCGACAACCATTGGGGCGAATTGCTCAAAGCTGCTGCCCTGTCGACACTGCTTGCTGTCGGCACCGGCGCGGGCTCCGACACCAACAGCAACGACAGTGCCATTATCCAGGCTTTGCGGCACGGGGCAGGGGACTCGCTGAATCAAACCGGCCAGCAGGTTGTCCGTCGCAGCCTCAATATTCAGCCGACGCTGACCATCCGCCCGGGATTCTCGATGCGTGTGATCGTGAATCATGACCTCGTTCTCGAGCCATACAGAGGGTAA
- the trbG gene encoding P-type conjugative transfer protein TrbG produces the protein MTKTTSDAYAKSSIPHSKFNAGFVTSKRAALSALLLCAAAVGGCTTYIPPEISYDAEVPALPAPPVPVDDRQQPLHVPPLWKPVLGGKSGGKEDAEPVSRVETANSAARVEPRKRGYFNAAQIYAYSPGALYQVYAAPGQITDIALEEGEQLTGSGPIAAGDTVRWVVGDTESGNGDTRRVHILVKPTRASIETNLVVNTDRRTYLIELRSRERPYMPSVAWYYPETVRERSRAATLRPVLPDPAQRVFRYAIEGDSPPWRPIAAYDDGRKVYVEFPLGIVQGEMPPLFVIGPDGNTQLVNYRAYGNVLIVDRLFAAAELRLGGEHQQKVRIVRTDGRPSS, from the coding sequence GTGACCAAGACGACGTCAGACGCTTACGCGAAGTCTTCCATTCCACATAGCAAGTTCAACGCTGGATTCGTGACATCGAAGCGAGCAGCCTTGTCCGCCCTACTGCTTTGTGCGGCGGCCGTCGGAGGTTGTACGACCTACATTCCACCGGAGATCAGCTATGACGCTGAAGTGCCTGCGTTGCCAGCGCCTCCAGTACCGGTCGACGACAGACAGCAGCCGCTTCACGTTCCTCCGCTTTGGAAACCAGTACTTGGCGGCAAGTCGGGAGGGAAGGAAGACGCCGAACCCGTGAGTCGGGTCGAGACAGCAAACAGTGCGGCGCGCGTCGAACCGCGCAAGCGGGGATACTTCAACGCGGCCCAGATCTACGCGTACAGCCCCGGGGCGCTCTACCAGGTTTACGCCGCACCTGGCCAGATCACGGATATTGCGCTGGAGGAGGGAGAGCAATTGACAGGATCGGGACCGATCGCGGCCGGCGACACAGTACGCTGGGTGGTTGGCGATACCGAGAGCGGGAATGGCGACACACGACGTGTCCACATCCTGGTGAAGCCGACCCGCGCGTCGATCGAAACCAACCTTGTCGTCAATACCGACCGGCGCACTTACCTGATCGAGCTCCGCTCCCGCGAACGCCCATATATGCCGTCCGTTGCCTGGTACTACCCGGAAACCGTTCGCGAGCGATCGCGAGCGGCCACGCTAAGACCTGTTCTTCCCGATCCGGCCCAGCGCGTCTTTCGTTACGCAATCGAAGGGGACAGCCCACCCTGGCGGCCGATTGCCGCGTATGATGATGGCCGCAAGGTCTATGTCGAATTCCCGCTAGGGATTGTCCAGGGCGAGATGCCGCCGCTCTTCGTCATCGGCCCCGACGGCAATACCCAACTCGTCAACTATCGCGCCTACGGCAATGTGTTGATCGTAGATCGGCTATTTGCAGCCGCAGAACTGCGGCTCGGTGGTGAGCACCAGCAGAAGGTCAGAATTGTCAGGACTGACGGGAGGCCGTCGTCATGA
- a CDS encoding DUF2274 domain-containing protein has translation MTKLKIGALPDERPVKISVELPASVHRDLLAYAKAVASGSGQPICEPGKLIAPMVARFMATDRGFAKLRRVVQSQETSKG, from the coding sequence ATGACCAAGCTAAAGATTGGAGCACTTCCAGACGAAAGACCGGTAAAAATCAGTGTCGAATTGCCAGCTTCCGTGCATCGAGATCTACTTGCCTATGCGAAAGCAGTTGCAAGCGGATCCGGTCAACCCATTTGTGAACCGGGTAAGCTTATCGCGCCGATGGTCGCACGATTTATGGCTACTGATCGCGGCTTTGCAAAGCTCCGTCGCGTGGTTCAGTCGCAGGAGACCAGCAAAGGGTAG
- the trbF gene encoding conjugal transfer protein TrbF: MFRRPSVHYGRIPEPVTPYQKAAQVWDERIGSARVQAKNWRLMAFGCLVLSAGLATGLVWQSTQGSITPWVVEVDHLGQAQRVAPASIDYQPTDAQIAYHLARFIEDVRGLPADGIVLRQNWLRAYDFTTDRGAAALNDYARSNDPFAKLGKAQISVDVSSVIRASSESFRIAWIQRIYDNGSLSSTERWTAILTIVIETPRDAERLRKNPLGVYVRAINWSKELGQ; this comes from the coding sequence ATGTTCAGACGACCTTCCGTTCATTACGGGCGCATACCCGAACCTGTCACGCCCTACCAAAAGGCAGCGCAGGTTTGGGACGAGCGCATTGGATCCGCTCGCGTGCAGGCCAAAAATTGGCGCTTGATGGCCTTCGGCTGCCTCGTGCTATCGGCTGGCCTCGCCACCGGACTTGTCTGGCAATCGACACAAGGATCGATCACGCCCTGGGTAGTCGAAGTCGATCATCTCGGACAGGCCCAAAGGGTTGCGCCGGCCAGCATCGACTATCAGCCCACCGACGCTCAGATCGCCTACCATTTGGCGCGTTTTATCGAGGATGTCAGAGGCCTGCCGGCCGACGGCATCGTTCTGCGCCAGAATTGGCTTCGGGCCTATGACTTTACGACCGATCGCGGCGCGGCCGCGCTTAACGACTATGCACGTAGCAACGATCCGTTTGCCAAGCTGGGTAAAGCGCAGATCTCCGTCGATGTCTCGAGCGTCATCCGCGCTTCTTCAGAAAGCTTTCGGATCGCGTGGATCCAACGCATTTACGACAACGGCTCGTTGAGTTCGACCGAGCGCTGGACCGCGATTCTGACGATCGTCATCGAGACACCGCGCGATGCCGAACGGCTGCGCAAGAATCCCCTTGGCGTCTACGTCCGCGCCATCAACTGGTCGAAGGAGTTGGGTCAGTGA